A portion of the Osmia lignaria lignaria isolate PbOS001 chromosome 15, iyOsmLign1, whole genome shotgun sequence genome contains these proteins:
- the LOC117600531 gene encoding uncharacterized protein LOC117600531 isoform X21: MLTARSGPLGLGVPRTLGPAEGSDHLFLLPERALIMDSTHLRQDLAGLDFNLHLNLLHTAPRGNVWLSGAASEETNQRSSSAHNRHSLTKGRESAGSAKDVDRAKLVRERQNEERQRKLEELRQQALAAQRFREQREEERRRRIDELRSRDNDRRNQVEERKRLICEAERERREAILRKNQEREARIEKRKKNDRSHIVFAFGSSTPRMLEPADTGGSTFWGTRRATSTTNVMMFSAAQPLTRRSSERELDGSKKRATSAGGLDRKPGEDMRMSSSMYEVFNWNSSPDPPLTPAKHKRASLSLPPTTDIFAIDDKSDSDTRRPMIQRAASGEESDGTPGTPGSVYLRVNRRRTDLMPTIPSPRDGPPTSGRSSSAKAFTRSPGRTYSMSRLDQLAQPRKRPTELSTLTEQQSQPLSASSMSRSMSHLAASGAKSLKRSDNSRSMGTLPGAVPMPRPTRAERLRRKAREHQNQQQQGIRSGEVTPNSPSRPHSSMSQQSASSVGSSNVNLRPRTAAPRRPRPASIAGTGVSITERHNLLSDTKLTKDSKPPLPKVHSTPKKPSTPKATEVRRPTEKLVKNAKASPRITPKATPLQSPGAENVPLIRECAGEIIKNEGKKDVKLEDKQEEKKDQGTEKTQQEISEHGREEMKKQVIIEQPVSKQAKDETNLNQDSQETPKVTKKEDTKNEKKEAETKSESNTEEQVDMSASMIAKIRITTEEEAKAAIAERRRLAREQAEREAELERQRQEEEARLEAERLRAEEEEQRRLEEETLRLANEAREAEEQRLRLAIEEAKRREEEDRRRREEEARQKQEKEEADRKAREEEERQRIEMAERLKREEEERIARRKRVEAIMIRTRGKNQSNTPTKGEGGDGDKLKEDSPNDENKTAPGSKGEDVMTASLISEATQQFISGEQRAHHTENNTTTDIVHNGTHSNGINENKIVLDNNQGNVEELNGHHTNHGNGINSQSITLDNATVKQNNVTNNLLDLTEFDSLSNSSSGPILQLTSNMENEDTLNSNLNPAAIPFTPMANTYMPTAANANVNPFQDSFINNKPQDNSQVPDLLS; encoded by the exons CTGGAGCCGCTTCTGAGGAAACTAACCAAAGGTCCAGTTCTGCACACAATCGCCACTCTCTCACGAAGG GACGCGAGTCGGCGGGAAGCGCGAAAGACGTGGACAGGGCGAAGCTCGTCCGTGAGAGACAGAACGAGGAACGACAACGGAAATTGGAGGAGTTGAGACAGCAAGCCTTAGCCGCGCAACGCTTCCGGGAGCAACGGGAAGAGGAACGCAGACGTCGCATCGACGAGCTCAGATCGCGTGACAACGACAG ACGAAACCAAGTGGAAGAAAGGAAACGGTTGATATGCGAGGCCGAAAGAGAAAGACGAGAGGCTATCCTGCGAAAGAACCAGGAGAGAGAGGCGCGTatagagaagaggaagaagaacgacaGGTCGCACATCGTGTTCGCGTTCGGAAGTTCTACCCCGAGGATGTTAGAGCCAGCTGATACAGGTGGTTCCACTTTTTGGGGAACGCGTAGAGCAACGTCCACCACTAACGTGATGATGTTCTCAGCTGCTCAGCCGTTAACCAGGAGGTCCTCCGAAAGAGAGCTCGATGGAAGCAAGAAACGAGCCACTTCCGCCGGTGGGCTTGACCGGAAACCTGGCGAAG ATATGCGAATGTCCTCGTCCATGTACGAGGTGTTCAATTGGAATTCTAGCCCTGATCCTCCCTTAACCCCTGCCAAACATAAGAGAGCCAGCCTCTCTCTGCCTCCTACAACTGACATCTTTGCCATCGATGATAAGTCTGATAGCGACACTAGGCGTCCGATGATTCAGCGGGCTGCCAGTG GTGAAGAGAGCGACGGAACGCCGGGAACACCTGGCTCGGTTTATCTACGAGTGAACAGGAGACGCACCGATCTGATGCCAACGATACCGTCGCCACGCGATGGACCACCGACTTCCGGTCGCAGTTCGAGCGCAAAGGCCTTCACGCGTTCGCCAGGTAGGACTTACTCCATGTCCAGGCTGGACCAACTGGCGCAGCCTAGGAAACGTCCGACAGAACTTAGCACACTGACGGAACAGCAAAGCCAGCCTCTGAGCGCTTCTAGCATGAGTCGCAGCATGTCTCATTTAGCTGCGTCCGGGGCCAAGAGCCTCAAACGCTCAGATAACTCTCGTAGCATGGGTACATTGCCGGGGGCGGTTCCAATGCCGAGACCAACCAGGGCCGAGAGACTACGTCGCAAAGCCCGCGAGCATCAGAACCAACAGCAGCAAG GCATCCGCAGCGGGGAGGTGACACCGAACAGCCCATCTCGGCCTCACAGCTCCATGAGTCAGCAAAGCGCCAGCAGTGTGGGCAGCAGTAACGTCAATCTGCGTCCTCGCACAGCTGCCCCGCGTCGACCGCGACCTGCTTCTATTGCCGGTACCGGTGTTTCGATCACAGAACGACACA ATTTGTTGAGCGACACAAAGTTGACGAAGGATTCGAAGCCGCCACTGCCAAAGGTCCACAGCACTCCAAAGAAACCTTCTACACCAAAAGCGACAGAGGTGAGGAGACCGACGGAGAAGTTAGTGAAGAACGCAAAGGCGTCCCCGCGGATAACGCCGAAAGCGACCCCGTTACAGAGCCCGGGCGCCGAGAATGTTCCTCTTATTCGCGAATGCGCCGGCGAGATAATCAAGAACGAAGGCAAAAAGGATGTCAAGTTGGAGGACaagcaagaagaaaagaaagatcaAGGCACCGAGAAGACGCAA CAGGAAATAAGCGAACACGGTAGGGAAGAAATGAAGAAGCAAGTCATTATCGAGCAGCCAGTTTCCAAACAGGCAAAGGACGAGACTAACTTGAATCAGGATAGCCAAGAAACACCTAAAGTCACTAAGAAAGAGGATACGAAGAACGAGAAGAAAGAAGCGGAAACAAAATCAGAAAGTAACACGGAAGAACAAGTCGACATGTCAG CTTCGATGATCGCGAAGATCCGAATTACCACGGAAGAAGAAGCTAAAGCAGCCATAGCGGAACGCAGAAGACTGGCTAGAGAACAGGCTGAAAGGGAAGCGGAACTCGAACGCCAACGACAG GAAGAAGAGGCGCGTTTAGAGGCCGAGAGATTGCgtgccgaagaagaagaacagcgaCGTTTGGAAGAAGAAACGCTGCGTTTGGCCAACGAGGCACGAGAAGCTGAAGAACAGAGACTGAGATTGGCGATCGAAGAAGCGAAACGTCGCGAAGAAGAGGATaggagaagaagagaggaagagGCTCGTCAGaaacaagagaaagaagaggctgatCGAAAggcaagagaagaagaagaaag ACAGCGGATCGAAATGGCAGAGCGGCTTAAGAGGGAAGAAGAAGAGCGAATCGCTAGACGTAAACGCGTCGAGGCAATAATGATTAGAACTCGAGGGAAGAATCAGAGCAATACACCTACCAag GGAGAAGGTGGTGATGGCGATAAACTGAAAGAAGACAGTCCtaacgatgaaaataaaacgGCACCGGGTAGCAAAGGTGAAGATGTTATGACGGCCAGTCTGATATCCGAGGCGACCCAGCAATTTATTAGCGGTGAACAACGGGCTCATCATACTGAGAACAATACTACTACGGACATTGTGCATAATGGCACACATAGTAACGgcattaatgaaaataaaattgtattggaTAATAATCAGGGTAATGTGGAAGAACTGAACGGTCATCATACGAATCACGGAAACGGTATCAACAGTCAATCGATTACACTGGACAATGCCACCGT CAAACAAAACAACGTGACCAACAACCTGTTAGACCTAACGGAATTCGACTCTCTCAGTAATAGCAGTAGTGGTCCAATACTTCAACTGACATCAAATATGGAGAACGAAGACACTCTCAACTCGAACCTAAATCCAGCAGCAATACCTTTCACCCCAATGGCGAACACGTACATGCCTACTGCTGCTAATGCCAATGTAAATCCGTTCCAGGATTCTTTTATCAACAACAAACCACAAGATAATAGTCAAGTACCAG ATCTTTTATCATAA
- the LOC117600531 gene encoding uncharacterized protein LOC117600531 isoform X9 — MLTARSGPLGLGVPRTLGPAEGSDHLFLLPERALIMDSTHLRQDLAGLDFNLHLNLLHTAPRGNVWLCEYLTVEKSYPRWSGNRAGAASEETNQRSSSAHNRHSLTKEQTMHWFAQIGGDDASPDSSDVKRRQSIYDEDSLDGDHPTENEGRESAGSAKDVDRAKLVRERQNEERQRKLEELRQQALAAQRFREQREEERRRRIDELRSRDNDRRNQVEERKRLICEAERERREAILRKNQEREARIEKRKKNDRSHIVFAFGSSTPRMLEPADTGGSTFWGTRRATSTTNVMMFSAAQPLTRRSSERELDGSKKRATSAGGLDRKPGEDMRMSSSMYEVFNWNSSPDPPLTPAKHKRASLSLPPTTDIFAIDDKSDSDTRRPMIQRAASGEESDGTPGTPGSVYLRVNRRRTDLMPTIPSPRDGPPTSGRSSSAKAFTRSPGRTYSMSRLDQLAQPRKRPTELSTLTEQQSQPLSASSMSRSMSHLAASGAKSLKRSDNSRSMGTLPGAVPMPRPTRAERLRRKAREHQNQQQQGIRSGEVTPNSPSRPHSSMSQQSASSVGSSNVNLRPRTAAPRRPRPASIAGTGVSITERHNLLSDTKLTKDSKPPLPKVHSTPKKPSTPKATEVRRPTEKLVKNAKASPRITPKATPLQSPGAENVPLIRECAGEIIKNEGKKDVKLEDKQEEKKDQGTEKTQQEISEHGREEMKKQVIIEQPVSKQAKDETNLNQDSQETPKVTKKEDTKNEKKEAETKSESNTEEQVDMSASMIAKIRITTEEEAKAAIAERRRLAREQAEREAELERQRQEEEARLEAERLRAEEEEQRRLEEETLRLANEAREAEEQRLRLAIEEAKRREEEDRRRREEEARQKQEKEEADRKAREEEERQRIEMAERLKREEEERIARRKRVEAIMIRTRGKNQSNTPTKGEGGDGDKLKEDSPNDENKTAPGSKGEDVMTASLISEATQQFISGEQRAHHTENNTTTDIVHNGTHSNGINENKIVLDNNQGNVEELNGHHTNHGNGINSQSITLDNATVKQNNVTNNLLDLTEFDSLSNSSSGPILQLTSNMENEDTLNSNLNPAAIPFTPMANTYMPTAANANVNPFQDSFINNKPQDNSQVPDLLS, encoded by the exons CTGGAGCCGCTTCTGAGGAAACTAACCAAAGGTCCAGTTCTGCACACAATCGCCACTCTCTCACGAAGG AGCAAACGATGCATTGGTTCGCCCAAATCGGAGGTGACGACGCCTCTCCCGATTCGTCAG ATGTGAAGCGCCGCCAAAGTATCTACGACGAGGACTCCCTCGACGGCGACCATCCTACCGAGAATGAAG GACGCGAGTCGGCGGGAAGCGCGAAAGACGTGGACAGGGCGAAGCTCGTCCGTGAGAGACAGAACGAGGAACGACAACGGAAATTGGAGGAGTTGAGACAGCAAGCCTTAGCCGCGCAACGCTTCCGGGAGCAACGGGAAGAGGAACGCAGACGTCGCATCGACGAGCTCAGATCGCGTGACAACGACAG ACGAAACCAAGTGGAAGAAAGGAAACGGTTGATATGCGAGGCCGAAAGAGAAAGACGAGAGGCTATCCTGCGAAAGAACCAGGAGAGAGAGGCGCGTatagagaagaggaagaagaacgacaGGTCGCACATCGTGTTCGCGTTCGGAAGTTCTACCCCGAGGATGTTAGAGCCAGCTGATACAGGTGGTTCCACTTTTTGGGGAACGCGTAGAGCAACGTCCACCACTAACGTGATGATGTTCTCAGCTGCTCAGCCGTTAACCAGGAGGTCCTCCGAAAGAGAGCTCGATGGAAGCAAGAAACGAGCCACTTCCGCCGGTGGGCTTGACCGGAAACCTGGCGAAG ATATGCGAATGTCCTCGTCCATGTACGAGGTGTTCAATTGGAATTCTAGCCCTGATCCTCCCTTAACCCCTGCCAAACATAAGAGAGCCAGCCTCTCTCTGCCTCCTACAACTGACATCTTTGCCATCGATGATAAGTCTGATAGCGACACTAGGCGTCCGATGATTCAGCGGGCTGCCAGTG GTGAAGAGAGCGACGGAACGCCGGGAACACCTGGCTCGGTTTATCTACGAGTGAACAGGAGACGCACCGATCTGATGCCAACGATACCGTCGCCACGCGATGGACCACCGACTTCCGGTCGCAGTTCGAGCGCAAAGGCCTTCACGCGTTCGCCAGGTAGGACTTACTCCATGTCCAGGCTGGACCAACTGGCGCAGCCTAGGAAACGTCCGACAGAACTTAGCACACTGACGGAACAGCAAAGCCAGCCTCTGAGCGCTTCTAGCATGAGTCGCAGCATGTCTCATTTAGCTGCGTCCGGGGCCAAGAGCCTCAAACGCTCAGATAACTCTCGTAGCATGGGTACATTGCCGGGGGCGGTTCCAATGCCGAGACCAACCAGGGCCGAGAGACTACGTCGCAAAGCCCGCGAGCATCAGAACCAACAGCAGCAAG GCATCCGCAGCGGGGAGGTGACACCGAACAGCCCATCTCGGCCTCACAGCTCCATGAGTCAGCAAAGCGCCAGCAGTGTGGGCAGCAGTAACGTCAATCTGCGTCCTCGCACAGCTGCCCCGCGTCGACCGCGACCTGCTTCTATTGCCGGTACCGGTGTTTCGATCACAGAACGACACA ATTTGTTGAGCGACACAAAGTTGACGAAGGATTCGAAGCCGCCACTGCCAAAGGTCCACAGCACTCCAAAGAAACCTTCTACACCAAAAGCGACAGAGGTGAGGAGACCGACGGAGAAGTTAGTGAAGAACGCAAAGGCGTCCCCGCGGATAACGCCGAAAGCGACCCCGTTACAGAGCCCGGGCGCCGAGAATGTTCCTCTTATTCGCGAATGCGCCGGCGAGATAATCAAGAACGAAGGCAAAAAGGATGTCAAGTTGGAGGACaagcaagaagaaaagaaagatcaAGGCACCGAGAAGACGCAA CAGGAAATAAGCGAACACGGTAGGGAAGAAATGAAGAAGCAAGTCATTATCGAGCAGCCAGTTTCCAAACAGGCAAAGGACGAGACTAACTTGAATCAGGATAGCCAAGAAACACCTAAAGTCACTAAGAAAGAGGATACGAAGAACGAGAAGAAAGAAGCGGAAACAAAATCAGAAAGTAACACGGAAGAACAAGTCGACATGTCAG CTTCGATGATCGCGAAGATCCGAATTACCACGGAAGAAGAAGCTAAAGCAGCCATAGCGGAACGCAGAAGACTGGCTAGAGAACAGGCTGAAAGGGAAGCGGAACTCGAACGCCAACGACAG GAAGAAGAGGCGCGTTTAGAGGCCGAGAGATTGCgtgccgaagaagaagaacagcgaCGTTTGGAAGAAGAAACGCTGCGTTTGGCCAACGAGGCACGAGAAGCTGAAGAACAGAGACTGAGATTGGCGATCGAAGAAGCGAAACGTCGCGAAGAAGAGGATaggagaagaagagaggaagagGCTCGTCAGaaacaagagaaagaagaggctgatCGAAAggcaagagaagaagaagaaag ACAGCGGATCGAAATGGCAGAGCGGCTTAAGAGGGAAGAAGAAGAGCGAATCGCTAGACGTAAACGCGTCGAGGCAATAATGATTAGAACTCGAGGGAAGAATCAGAGCAATACACCTACCAag GGAGAAGGTGGTGATGGCGATAAACTGAAAGAAGACAGTCCtaacgatgaaaataaaacgGCACCGGGTAGCAAAGGTGAAGATGTTATGACGGCCAGTCTGATATCCGAGGCGACCCAGCAATTTATTAGCGGTGAACAACGGGCTCATCATACTGAGAACAATACTACTACGGACATTGTGCATAATGGCACACATAGTAACGgcattaatgaaaataaaattgtattggaTAATAATCAGGGTAATGTGGAAGAACTGAACGGTCATCATACGAATCACGGAAACGGTATCAACAGTCAATCGATTACACTGGACAATGCCACCGT CAAACAAAACAACGTGACCAACAACCTGTTAGACCTAACGGAATTCGACTCTCTCAGTAATAGCAGTAGTGGTCCAATACTTCAACTGACATCAAATATGGAGAACGAAGACACTCTCAACTCGAACCTAAATCCAGCAGCAATACCTTTCACCCCAATGGCGAACACGTACATGCCTACTGCTGCTAATGCCAATGTAAATCCGTTCCAGGATTCTTTTATCAACAACAAACCACAAGATAATAGTCAAGTACCAG ATCTTTTATCATAA
- the LOC117600531 gene encoding uncharacterized protein LOC117600531 isoform X12, with protein sequence MLTARSGPLGLGVPRTLGPAEGSDHLFLLPERALIMDSTHLRQDLAGLDFNLHLNLLHTAPRGNVWLCEYLTVEKSYPRWSGNRAGAASEETNQRSSSAHNRHSLTKDVKRRQSIYDEDSLDGDHPTENEGRESAGSAKDVDRAKLVRERQNEERQRKLEELRQQALAAQRFREQREEERRRRIDELRSRDNDRRNQVEERKRLICEAERERREAILRKNQEREARIEKRKKNDRSHIVFAFGSSTPRMLEPADTGGSTFWGTRRATSTTNVMMFSAAQPLTRRSSERELDGSKKRATSAGGLDRKPGEDMRMSSSMYEVFNWNSSPDPPLTPAKHKRASLSLPPTTDIFAIDDKSDSDTRRPMIQRAASGEESDGTPGTPGSVYLRVNRRRTDLMPTIPSPRDGPPTSGRSSSAKAFTRSPGRTYSMSRLDQLAQPRKRPTELSTLTEQQSQPLSASSMSRSMSHLAASGAKSLKRSDNSRSMGTLPGAVPMPRPTRAERLRRKAREHQNQQQQGIRSGEVTPNSPSRPHSSMSQQSASSVGSSNVNLRPRTAAPRRPRPASIAGTGVSITERHNLLSDTKLTKDSKPPLPKVHSTPKKPSTPKATEVRRPTEKLVKNAKASPRITPKATPLQSPGAENVPLIRECAGEIIKNEGKKDVKLEDKQEEKKDQGTEKTQQEISEHGREEMKKQVIIEQPVSKQAKDETNLNQDSQETPKVTKKEDTKNEKKEAETKSESNTEEQVDMSASMIAKIRITTEEEAKAAIAERRRLAREQAEREAELERQRQEEEARLEAERLRAEEEEQRRLEEETLRLANEAREAEEQRLRLAIEEAKRREEEDRRRREEEARQKQEKEEADRKAREEEERQRIEMAERLKREEEERIARRKRVEAIMIRTRGKNQSNTPTKGEGGDGDKLKEDSPNDENKTAPGSKGEDVMTASLISEATQQFISGEQRAHHTENNTTTDIVHNGTHSNGINENKIVLDNNQGNVEELNGHHTNHGNGINSQSITLDNATVKQNNVTNNLLDLTEFDSLSNSSSGPILQLTSNMENEDTLNSNLNPAAIPFTPMANTYMPTAANANVNPFQDSFINNKPQDNSQVPDLLS encoded by the exons CTGGAGCCGCTTCTGAGGAAACTAACCAAAGGTCCAGTTCTGCACACAATCGCCACTCTCTCACGAAGG ATGTGAAGCGCCGCCAAAGTATCTACGACGAGGACTCCCTCGACGGCGACCATCCTACCGAGAATGAAG GACGCGAGTCGGCGGGAAGCGCGAAAGACGTGGACAGGGCGAAGCTCGTCCGTGAGAGACAGAACGAGGAACGACAACGGAAATTGGAGGAGTTGAGACAGCAAGCCTTAGCCGCGCAACGCTTCCGGGAGCAACGGGAAGAGGAACGCAGACGTCGCATCGACGAGCTCAGATCGCGTGACAACGACAG ACGAAACCAAGTGGAAGAAAGGAAACGGTTGATATGCGAGGCCGAAAGAGAAAGACGAGAGGCTATCCTGCGAAAGAACCAGGAGAGAGAGGCGCGTatagagaagaggaagaagaacgacaGGTCGCACATCGTGTTCGCGTTCGGAAGTTCTACCCCGAGGATGTTAGAGCCAGCTGATACAGGTGGTTCCACTTTTTGGGGAACGCGTAGAGCAACGTCCACCACTAACGTGATGATGTTCTCAGCTGCTCAGCCGTTAACCAGGAGGTCCTCCGAAAGAGAGCTCGATGGAAGCAAGAAACGAGCCACTTCCGCCGGTGGGCTTGACCGGAAACCTGGCGAAG ATATGCGAATGTCCTCGTCCATGTACGAGGTGTTCAATTGGAATTCTAGCCCTGATCCTCCCTTAACCCCTGCCAAACATAAGAGAGCCAGCCTCTCTCTGCCTCCTACAACTGACATCTTTGCCATCGATGATAAGTCTGATAGCGACACTAGGCGTCCGATGATTCAGCGGGCTGCCAGTG GTGAAGAGAGCGACGGAACGCCGGGAACACCTGGCTCGGTTTATCTACGAGTGAACAGGAGACGCACCGATCTGATGCCAACGATACCGTCGCCACGCGATGGACCACCGACTTCCGGTCGCAGTTCGAGCGCAAAGGCCTTCACGCGTTCGCCAGGTAGGACTTACTCCATGTCCAGGCTGGACCAACTGGCGCAGCCTAGGAAACGTCCGACAGAACTTAGCACACTGACGGAACAGCAAAGCCAGCCTCTGAGCGCTTCTAGCATGAGTCGCAGCATGTCTCATTTAGCTGCGTCCGGGGCCAAGAGCCTCAAACGCTCAGATAACTCTCGTAGCATGGGTACATTGCCGGGGGCGGTTCCAATGCCGAGACCAACCAGGGCCGAGAGACTACGTCGCAAAGCCCGCGAGCATCAGAACCAACAGCAGCAAG GCATCCGCAGCGGGGAGGTGACACCGAACAGCCCATCTCGGCCTCACAGCTCCATGAGTCAGCAAAGCGCCAGCAGTGTGGGCAGCAGTAACGTCAATCTGCGTCCTCGCACAGCTGCCCCGCGTCGACCGCGACCTGCTTCTATTGCCGGTACCGGTGTTTCGATCACAGAACGACACA ATTTGTTGAGCGACACAAAGTTGACGAAGGATTCGAAGCCGCCACTGCCAAAGGTCCACAGCACTCCAAAGAAACCTTCTACACCAAAAGCGACAGAGGTGAGGAGACCGACGGAGAAGTTAGTGAAGAACGCAAAGGCGTCCCCGCGGATAACGCCGAAAGCGACCCCGTTACAGAGCCCGGGCGCCGAGAATGTTCCTCTTATTCGCGAATGCGCCGGCGAGATAATCAAGAACGAAGGCAAAAAGGATGTCAAGTTGGAGGACaagcaagaagaaaagaaagatcaAGGCACCGAGAAGACGCAA CAGGAAATAAGCGAACACGGTAGGGAAGAAATGAAGAAGCAAGTCATTATCGAGCAGCCAGTTTCCAAACAGGCAAAGGACGAGACTAACTTGAATCAGGATAGCCAAGAAACACCTAAAGTCACTAAGAAAGAGGATACGAAGAACGAGAAGAAAGAAGCGGAAACAAAATCAGAAAGTAACACGGAAGAACAAGTCGACATGTCAG CTTCGATGATCGCGAAGATCCGAATTACCACGGAAGAAGAAGCTAAAGCAGCCATAGCGGAACGCAGAAGACTGGCTAGAGAACAGGCTGAAAGGGAAGCGGAACTCGAACGCCAACGACAG GAAGAAGAGGCGCGTTTAGAGGCCGAGAGATTGCgtgccgaagaagaagaacagcgaCGTTTGGAAGAAGAAACGCTGCGTTTGGCCAACGAGGCACGAGAAGCTGAAGAACAGAGACTGAGATTGGCGATCGAAGAAGCGAAACGTCGCGAAGAAGAGGATaggagaagaagagaggaagagGCTCGTCAGaaacaagagaaagaagaggctgatCGAAAggcaagagaagaagaagaaag ACAGCGGATCGAAATGGCAGAGCGGCTTAAGAGGGAAGAAGAAGAGCGAATCGCTAGACGTAAACGCGTCGAGGCAATAATGATTAGAACTCGAGGGAAGAATCAGAGCAATACACCTACCAag GGAGAAGGTGGTGATGGCGATAAACTGAAAGAAGACAGTCCtaacgatgaaaataaaacgGCACCGGGTAGCAAAGGTGAAGATGTTATGACGGCCAGTCTGATATCCGAGGCGACCCAGCAATTTATTAGCGGTGAACAACGGGCTCATCATACTGAGAACAATACTACTACGGACATTGTGCATAATGGCACACATAGTAACGgcattaatgaaaataaaattgtattggaTAATAATCAGGGTAATGTGGAAGAACTGAACGGTCATCATACGAATCACGGAAACGGTATCAACAGTCAATCGATTACACTGGACAATGCCACCGT CAAACAAAACAACGTGACCAACAACCTGTTAGACCTAACGGAATTCGACTCTCTCAGTAATAGCAGTAGTGGTCCAATACTTCAACTGACATCAAATATGGAGAACGAAGACACTCTCAACTCGAACCTAAATCCAGCAGCAATACCTTTCACCCCAATGGCGAACACGTACATGCCTACTGCTGCTAATGCCAATGTAAATCCGTTCCAGGATTCTTTTATCAACAACAAACCACAAGATAATAGTCAAGTACCAG ATCTTTTATCATAA